In the genome of Perca fluviatilis chromosome 4, GENO_Pfluv_1.0, whole genome shotgun sequence, one region contains:
- the LOC120558048 gene encoding coiled-coil domain-containing protein 63-like — MATDILKEQYNNLQEENDQYKKLISQQKDNWDSLDKEVTVSESRILEMLTVPGGILKQQGEHGRLRKHIRVLENKLNQDTVKFDELLCNNMDYRKQIAHLLQQKGLWCNIEKKFNRQLAAQQNITEELGERVNLAFSQRSEDEIRMLEMRECIEVETVNFTNRRMKLKTIIAHDTKWQTFMETKFQEIIPLEEDEDSKKRKKQQQYENGVKKLEMYMQGHSTLVQVTGKGELRHISNMFIQNEQKNFAYISYINELHNRRNMLKNCTDKMKSDILFLEEENKGHDEQIKSLLKDLESELEKYSCLSDSLEKQCAVVQRTRDQLTTAISGLLDKIMQDVVIVNSDNIVHFTSILEESISNMLIQANNVEDEYLVPEEMLLANSDLLPEYEAAVETEPCRSSSRSIKSA; from the exons ATGGCAACCGACATTTTAAAGGAACAgtacaacaacctgcaggaggaAAATGACCAATATAAAAAGCTCATCAGCCAGCAGAAGGATAATTGGGATTCTCTGGATAAGGAG GTAACTGTGTCAGAGAGCAGGATTCTGGAGATGTTAACAGTCCCAGGTGGCATCCTGAAACAACAAGGGGAACACGGCCGCCTCAGGAAACACATCCGCGTCTTAGAAAACAAACTCAACCAG GACACTGTTAAGTTTGACGAGTTGCTGTGCAACAACATGGATTACCGCAAACAAATTGCTCAcctgctgcagcagaaaggcTTATGGTGCAATATCGAAAAGAAATTCAACAGACAGTTGGCTGCACAGCAAAACATCACAGAGGAACTGGGGGAGAGGGTTAACCTCGCTTTCAGCCAGAG GTCAGAGGACGAGATCCGAATGCTGGAGATGAGGGAGTGCATCGAGGTAGAGACAGTTAATTTCACCAATAGAAGGATGAAGCTGAAGACTATCATCGCCCATGATACCAAATGGCAGACTTTCATGGAGACAAAGTTCCAGGAAATTATTCCTTTGGAAGAAGATGAAGACTCCAAGAAGAGAA AGAAACAGCAGCAATATGAGAATGGAGTGAAGAAGCTGGAGATGTACATGCAGGGACACAGCACACTAGTGCAGGTCACCGGAAAAGGAGAACTGCGTCACATAAGCAACATGTTTATTCAGAATGAACAGAAGAATTTTGCTTATATCAGCTACATCAACGAGCTCCATAACAGAAGGAACATGTTGAAGAACTGCACAGACAAGATGAAG AGTGATATCCTGTTCCTGGAGGAAGAGAACAAAGGACATGATGAGCAGATTAAAAGCCTTCTTAAGGATCTAGAG TCTGAGTTGGAGAAGTATAGCTGTCTGTCAGACTCCCTGGAGAAGCAGTGTGCTGTGGTTCAGAGGACTCGGGACCAGCTGACGACTGCCATCAGTGGCCTTTTAGACAAGATAATGCAAGATGTGGTCATCGTCAACTCTGACAACATCGTACACTTCACCA GTATCCTTGAGGAGAGTATTAGTAACATGCTGATCCAGGCCAACAACGTGGAAGACGAGTACTTGGTTCCTGAGGAGATGCTGTTGGCCAACTCTGACTTGCTACCAG AATATGAGGCAGCTGTGGAAACAGAGCCCTGCAGGTCTTCTTCACGCTCGATCAAGTCTGCCTGA